In a single window of the Oryctolagus cuniculus chromosome 2, mOryCun1.1, whole genome shotgun sequence genome:
- the NEURL3 gene encoding E3 ubiquitin-protein ligase NEURL3 isoform X1: MGAQLCSEPNAMEPREALRFHDKAKGAQVRLDAQGCRASRCATFHDGIVFSQRPVRPSERVVLRVLQHEDRWCGGLRVGFTRLDPERLSAASLPPFVCPDLVEQSPTWAAVLPEGSALAGDLVRFWVDPRGRLFAKTNEGPGFLLRKDVLMGAPLWAVMDVYGTTKAIELLDPTAGWCPAAKPEAPWEEALPEHEDATAEECAICFHHAANTCLVPCGHTHFCSHCAWRVFKDTAKCPVCRWHIREVAPARALPAPGTG; the protein is encoded by the exons ATgggtgcccagctctgctccgaGCCCA ATGCCATGGAGCCCCGAGAGGCCCTTCGCTTCCACGACAAGGCCAAGGGCGCGCAGGTGCGTCTGGACGCGCAGGGCTGCAGGGCGAGCAGGTGCGCCACGTTCCACGATGGCATCGTGTTCAGCCAGCGGCCGGTGCGGCCCAGCGAGCGGGTGGTGCTGCGCGTGCTGCAGCACGAGGACCGCTGGTGCGGCGGCCTCCGCGTGGGCTTTACGCGTCTGGACCCTGAGCGCCTCTCCGCAGCCAGCCTGCCGCCCTTTGTGTGCCCCGACCTGGTGGAGCAGAGCCCCACGTGGGCAGCCGTGCTGCCCGAAGGCAGCGCGCTTGCGGGGGACCTGGTCCGCTTCTGGGTGGACCCACGAGGGCGGCTCTTCGCCAAGACCAATGAGGGCCCAGGGTTCCTGCTGCGCAAGGACGTGCTCATGGGCGCCCCCCTCTGGGCCGTGATGGACGTGTACGGGACCACCAAGGCCATCGAGCTGCTGG ATCCTACAGCCGGCTGGTGCCCCGCAGCCAAGCCAGAGGCCCCCTGGGAGGAGGCGCTGCCTGAGCATGAAG ATGCAACAGCGGAGGAGTGCGCCATCTGCTTCCACCACGCTGCCAACACCTGCCTAGTCCCCTGCGGCCACACGCACTTCTGCAGCCACTGTGCCTGGAGAGTCTTCAAGGACACGGCCAAGTGCCCTGTGTGTCGCTGGCACATCAGGGAGGTGGCCCCGGCAAGGGCCCTTCCTGCCCCAGGGACAGGATAG
- the NEURL3 gene encoding E3 ubiquitin-protein ligase NEURL3 isoform X2 — protein MEPREALRFHDKAKGAQVRLDAQGCRASRCATFHDGIVFSQRPVRPSERVVLRVLQHEDRWCGGLRVGFTRLDPERLSAASLPPFVCPDLVEQSPTWAAVLPEGSALAGDLVRFWVDPRGRLFAKTNEGPGFLLRKDVLMGAPLWAVMDVYGTTKAIELLDPTAGWCPAAKPEAPWEEALPEHEDATAEECAICFHHAANTCLVPCGHTHFCSHCAWRVFKDTAKCPVCRWHIREVAPARALPAPGTG, from the exons ATGGAGCCCCGAGAGGCCCTTCGCTTCCACGACAAGGCCAAGGGCGCGCAGGTGCGTCTGGACGCGCAGGGCTGCAGGGCGAGCAGGTGCGCCACGTTCCACGATGGCATCGTGTTCAGCCAGCGGCCGGTGCGGCCCAGCGAGCGGGTGGTGCTGCGCGTGCTGCAGCACGAGGACCGCTGGTGCGGCGGCCTCCGCGTGGGCTTTACGCGTCTGGACCCTGAGCGCCTCTCCGCAGCCAGCCTGCCGCCCTTTGTGTGCCCCGACCTGGTGGAGCAGAGCCCCACGTGGGCAGCCGTGCTGCCCGAAGGCAGCGCGCTTGCGGGGGACCTGGTCCGCTTCTGGGTGGACCCACGAGGGCGGCTCTTCGCCAAGACCAATGAGGGCCCAGGGTTCCTGCTGCGCAAGGACGTGCTCATGGGCGCCCCCCTCTGGGCCGTGATGGACGTGTACGGGACCACCAAGGCCATCGAGCTGCTGG ATCCTACAGCCGGCTGGTGCCCCGCAGCCAAGCCAGAGGCCCCCTGGGAGGAGGCGCTGCCTGAGCATGAAG ATGCAACAGCGGAGGAGTGCGCCATCTGCTTCCACCACGCTGCCAACACCTGCCTAGTCCCCTGCGGCCACACGCACTTCTGCAGCCACTGTGCCTGGAGAGTCTTCAAGGACACGGCCAAGTGCCCTGTGTGTCGCTGGCACATCAGGGAGGTGGCCCCGGCAAGGGCCCTTCCTGCCCCAGGGACAGGATAG